A single region of the bacterium genome encodes:
- a CDS encoding DUF1926 domain-containing protein, protein MKKINFIIGLHNHQPVGNFDFVFDEAYQKAYKPFLDMLDKFPSIKINMHFTGILLDWIDRTYPEFITRLRVMAESGQIEIIGGGFYEPILSVIPDHDKLGQIKKLSSYCEEKFGVKPQGMWMAERIWEPHLPKPIHQAGMRYVVLDDTHFKYTGLEEEDLTGYFVTEEEGLKVNVFPISRTLRYTIPFHDPEITIDYLRDMATEEGDRIAVFADDGEKFGIWPQTYRHVYENGWLEKFFKLLEKNKDWIRILHFSESQSLVKPSGRVYIPSSSYSEMQHWALPVKSYLSYEQFENTLKEKNLFDEYGIFVRGGFWRNFSVKYPEANRMHKKMLRLSNRIQMLKAVVTPEDQSAAEEKARLLEKAQDHLWASQCNCPYWHGVFGGIYLNNIRYAMYREMLLCEQLLDTVENGDNEKWYQIEKIDYDADGREEILIETKQLDLYFNLENGAGLFELSYKDVPINLGDTMTRREEGYHKKLTEFNADSAASEVKKNSNDVASIHDLVLAKEKNLHEFLLYDSFTRQSFLDHFIPLDTGFEYFYKGHFIESGDFIENPFSGKNNSDEKKIQYVFSREGQVDQTKLLLHKTFSLIPGTTQIQILYELRNIGDKIIKSLFGPELNLTLLAGKADDRYYYVTGQTLADRQLASKGVNANVSELGMVDHWLGVDVNLKLEQPATFWRHPVETISLSEEGFERVYQQSCLFPHWKISLKPDEVWCVNIILSLSRKIEH, encoded by the coding sequence TTGAAAAAAATAAATTTCATTATCGGGCTGCATAATCATCAGCCGGTTGGAAATTTTGATTTTGTCTTTGACGAAGCTTATCAGAAGGCGTACAAACCGTTTTTGGATATGCTGGATAAATTTCCATCGATCAAAATTAACATGCATTTTACCGGTATATTATTGGACTGGATTGATCGTACCTATCCTGAATTTATTACGCGGCTACGTGTGATGGCAGAGAGTGGACAGATCGAAATTATCGGAGGAGGATTTTATGAACCAATCTTGTCTGTTATACCGGATCATGATAAACTGGGACAGATCAAAAAACTCTCATCATATTGCGAGGAAAAGTTCGGCGTCAAACCCCAGGGTATGTGGATGGCAGAGAGAATTTGGGAACCGCATTTGCCTAAACCTATTCATCAGGCGGGGATGCGGTACGTCGTTCTGGATGATACGCATTTCAAATATACCGGATTAGAAGAAGAGGATCTCACCGGCTATTTTGTCACCGAGGAAGAGGGCCTTAAGGTGAATGTGTTTCCCATCAGCAGAACACTGCGGTACACGATTCCGTTTCATGATCCCGAAATAACGATAGATTATTTAAGAGACATGGCGACCGAAGAAGGTGATCGGATTGCCGTTTTCGCCGACGATGGAGAAAAATTCGGTATCTGGCCTCAGACGTACCGGCATGTATATGAAAACGGATGGCTTGAGAAGTTTTTTAAACTTCTGGAGAAAAACAAAGATTGGATTAGGATTCTGCATTTTTCTGAGTCTCAGAGTTTGGTGAAACCTTCCGGACGTGTCTATATTCCGTCTTCATCTTACAGTGAAATGCAGCACTGGGCATTGCCCGTAAAAAGTTATCTGTCCTACGAACAGTTTGAAAATACATTAAAAGAAAAAAACTTATTTGATGAATACGGTATTTTTGTGCGGGGCGGATTTTGGAGAAATTTTTCTGTAAAATATCCCGAAGCTAATCGAATGCACAAAAAAATGCTCAGGCTGAGTAACCGAATTCAGATGCTGAAAGCCGTCGTAACGCCCGAAGACCAAAGTGCGGCTGAAGAAAAAGCCCGTCTGCTGGAAAAAGCGCAAGACCATCTATGGGCGTCGCAATGCAACTGTCCATACTGGCACGGAGTTTTCGGTGGAATTTATCTCAATAATATCCGTTATGCCATGTACCGCGAAATGTTATTATGCGAACAATTGCTGGACACGGTAGAGAACGGCGATAATGAAAAATGGTACCAAATTGAAAAAATCGATTACGATGCAGACGGGCGGGAAGAAATTCTGATAGAAACCAAGCAGCTTGATTTGTATTTTAACCTTGAGAATGGCGCGGGGTTATTTGAATTGTCTTACAAGGACGTGCCGATTAATCTCGGCGATACGATGACGCGCCGCGAAGAAGGCTACCATAAAAAATTAACTGAATTCAATGCCGATAGTGCCGCATCAGAAGTTAAAAAGAACAGTAATGATGTAGCCAGCATCCACGATCTTGTCCTTGCTAAAGAAAAAAATTTACATGAGTTTTTGTTATATGATTCGTTTACCCGACAGAGTTTCCTTGATCATTTCATACCGCTGGATACCGGATTTGAATATTTCTACAAAGGCCATTTTATCGAATCGGGCGACTTTATAGAAAATCCTTTTAGCGGGAAAAACAATTCTGATGAAAAGAAAATACAATATGTTTTTAGTCGCGAGGGACAGGTTGATCAGACCAAACTACTGCTTCATAAAACTTTTTCACTTATTCCGGGCACCACACAAATTCAAATATTATATGAACTCCGAAATATCGGCGATAAAATTATAAAATCGTTATTCGGACCGGAATTGAATTTGACTTTGCTAGCCGGTAAGGCAGATGATCGTTATTATTATGTAACAGGACAGACGTTGGCCGACAGACAATTAGCAAGCAAAGGTGTCAACGCGAACGTATCCGAACTCGGTATGGTGGATCATTGGCTGGGCGTGGATGTTAATTTAAAACTGGAACAACCCGCAACGTTTTGGCGGCATCCCGTAGAAACTATTTCTCTGTCCGAAGAGGGTTTTGAGCGAGTATATCAACAGTCCTGTTTATTCCCGCACTGGAAGATTTCGTTGAAACCTGACGAGGTGTGGTGCGTAAACATAATACTTAGTCTATCAAGAAAAATAGAACATTAA
- the ftsY gene encoding signal recognition particle-docking protein FtsY, giving the protein MSIIETLKRRLAKTRDNLFGRLSAVLQGQTVIDESLLGQIEEILITADIGVMTSHKILEKLRQRIKKEKLNDTQIIYTLLEDEIEKMIVMQNHIPMESKIHQHKPFVILIVGVNGTGKTTTIGKLANRFAKAGSKVLLVAGDTFRAAAGGQLEVWARRSAVEIVRQAEGADPASVVFDALTSAKTRGYDVVLVDTAGRLHTKINLMEELKKIRRVIEKQIPDAPHETLLVLDGTTGQNAIQQAKQFSQAAQISGLILTKLDGTAKGGVVLAIQQELKIPVLFIGIGEGIDDLEEFNSRDFVKAIVE; this is encoded by the coding sequence ATGTCGATTATTGAAACACTGAAACGACGATTGGCAAAAACGCGGGACAATCTTTTTGGGAGACTTTCGGCTGTATTGCAGGGCCAAACTGTAATTGATGAATCTTTGCTTGGGCAGATTGAAGAGATATTAATTACGGCCGATATAGGCGTCATGACCTCGCACAAAATTCTAGAGAAACTCCGGCAGCGAATAAAAAAGGAAAAACTAAACGATACGCAGATCATCTATACCCTGCTTGAGGATGAGATAGAGAAAATGATTGTCATGCAGAACCATATTCCGATGGAGTCGAAGATACATCAGCATAAGCCGTTTGTCATATTGATTGTTGGGGTGAATGGAACAGGCAAGACGACGACCATCGGCAAGCTTGCCAATCGTTTTGCAAAGGCCGGAAGCAAGGTTTTGCTGGTGGCCGGAGATACTTTCAGGGCAGCTGCCGGAGGGCAGCTTGAAGTTTGGGCTCGCCGTTCGGCTGTGGAGATCGTTCGTCAGGCGGAAGGCGCAGATCCTGCATCGGTCGTATTTGACGCACTTACATCGGCCAAAACCCGTGGATATGACGTAGTATTAGTGGATACAGCGGGGCGGCTTCATACCAAGATCAATTTGATGGAGGAACTGAAAAAAATTCGCCGTGTTATCGAAAAACAGATACCTGATGCGCCGCACGAAACGTTACTCGTTTTGGACGGGACTACCGGTCAGAATGCCATTCAGCAGGCAAAACAATTTTCGCAGGCAGCGCAGATATCCGGGCTCATTCTTACCAAACTGGACGGCACAGCAAAGGGCGGCGTTGTACTGGCAATCCAGCAAGAGCTAAAAATTCCCGTTCTATTTATTGGTATCGGAGAGGGAATTGACGATCTGGAAGAATTTAATTCACGTGATTTTGTTAAAGCCATTGTTGAATAA